One window of Oncorhynchus masou masou isolate Uvic2021 chromosome 28, UVic_Omas_1.1, whole genome shotgun sequence genomic DNA carries:
- the bloc1s5 gene encoding biogenesis of lysosome-related organelles complex 1 subunit 5 yields MDKIAKDVGDIQSRLIDHRPVIQGEIRYFVREFEEKRGFRESRLLDNLNKMVVETNEQMLPKCSEHMHQHLFEALTRLEAANHMSQRIQQRALEAQQSTQLQVTIDRRKEDWDEFLKEQQRLKEEVDEEHAKAVGRLSVMYSEMKKDLAKFSRF; encoded by the exons ATGGACAAAATAGCAAAAG ATGTTGGTGATATTCAGTCCAGGCTAATAGACCATAGGCCTGTCATACAAGGGGAGATCCGCTACTTTGTGAGAGAATTTGAG GAGAAACGTGGATTCAGAGAGAGCCGTTTGTTGGACAACCTGAACAAAATGGTAGTGGAGACCAATGAGCAGATGTTGCCCAAGTGTTCAGAACACATGCATCAACACCTCTTTGAGGCTCTCACCCGAT TGGAGGCTGCGAATCACATGTCACAGAGGATCCAGCAGAGGGCGCTAGAAGCACAGCAG AGCACCCAGCTGCAGGTGACCATAGACAGACGGAAGGAAGACTGGGATGAGTTTCTGAAGGAGCAGCAGCGTCTGAAGGAGGAGGTGGACGAGGAGCACGCCAAGGCTGTCGGACGTCTCAGCGTCATGTACAGCGAGATGAAGAAGGATCTGGCCAAGTTCTCCCGCTTCTGA